In Rattus rattus isolate New Zealand chromosome 9, Rrattus_CSIRO_v1, whole genome shotgun sequence, a genomic segment contains:
- the LOC116910061 gene encoding protein Wfdc21, producing MKLGVFLLFVSLVTLSLKVQELQAAVRPLQLLGTCAELCSGDWDCGPGEQCVSTGCSNVCATS from the exons ATGAAGCTAGGAGTCTTCCTTCTCTTCGTGTCCCTCGTCACCCTCAGCCTAAAGGTGCAGGAGCTGCAGGCAGCAGTGAGACCTCTGCAGCTTTTAG GCACCTGTGCTGAGCTCTGCAGTGGCGACTGGGACTGTGGGCCAGGGGAACAATGTGTCAGTACTGGATGCAGTAACGTCTGTGCTACAAGCTAA